One part of the Stegostoma tigrinum isolate sSteTig4 chromosome 14, sSteTig4.hap1, whole genome shotgun sequence genome encodes these proteins:
- the commd2 gene encoding COMM domain-containing protein 2 isoform X3: protein MLLVLSEEHKEHLGFLPQVDFEGKLNVSTETVQHGVEGLMYLLTESSKMMISEVDFQDSVLVLGFPEDLNKLLLQLYLENRREIRSILNELAPDLPHYHNLEWRLDVQLASRALRQQVKPLLTLKLHLEQNGQRNANILQTDPATLLHLIRKLEQALGEMKTNHCRRIVRNIK from the exons ATGCTGCTGGTTTTATCGGAGGAGCACAAGGAGCACCTGGGGTTCTTACCTCAGGTGGACTTTGAGG GGAAGCTGAATGTGAGCACTGAAACTGTACAACATGGAGTAGAGGGTTTGATGTACTTGCTAACTGAGAGCTCCAAAATGATG ATTTCCGAGGTGGATTTCCAGGACTCTGTGCTTGTTTTGGGCTTTCCTGAAGATCTAAATAAATTACTACTTCAGCTTTACCTGGAGAATAGGAGAGAGATTCGGAGTATCTTGAATGAGCTGGCCCCAGATCTCCCACATTACCACAACTTAGAATGGAGGCTCGATGTACAG TTGGCCAGCCGTGCCTTAAGGCAACAAGTCAAACCACTCCTAACTCTGAAGTTACATCTGGAACAGAATGGACAGCGGAATGCCAACATCCTTCAAACTGATCCTGCCACCTTGTTGCACCTAATTCGCAAGTTGGAGCAGGCGCTAGGTGAAATGAAGACAAACCATTGCCGAAGGATAGTACGCAATATAAAGTAA
- the commd2 gene encoding COMM domain-containing protein 2 isoform X2: MRYRLYRSLWCKITKMGKISVVGEFCRIAVEFLKKGSNPKTFEGAARKLNVSTETVQHGVEGLMYLLTESSKMMISEVDFQDSVLVLGFPEDLNKLLLQLYLENRREIRSILNELAPDLPHYHNLEWRLDVQLASRALRQQVKPLLTLKLHLEQNGQRNANILQTDPATLLHLIRKLEQALGEMKTNHCRRIVRNIK, translated from the exons ATGCGATATCGGTTGTATCGATCATTGTGGTGTAAAATAACCAAAATGGGGAAAATAAGTG TTGTAGGAGAGTTCTGTCGAATCGCtgttgaatttctgaagaaaggctcaAATCCCAAAACATTTGAAGGAGCAGCGA GGAAGCTGAATGTGAGCACTGAAACTGTACAACATGGAGTAGAGGGTTTGATGTACTTGCTAACTGAGAGCTCCAAAATGATG ATTTCCGAGGTGGATTTCCAGGACTCTGTGCTTGTTTTGGGCTTTCCTGAAGATCTAAATAAATTACTACTTCAGCTTTACCTGGAGAATAGGAGAGAGATTCGGAGTATCTTGAATGAGCTGGCCCCAGATCTCCCACATTACCACAACTTAGAATGGAGGCTCGATGTACAG TTGGCCAGCCGTGCCTTAAGGCAACAAGTCAAACCACTCCTAACTCTGAAGTTACATCTGGAACAGAATGGACAGCGGAATGCCAACATCCTTCAAACTGATCCTGCCACCTTGTTGCACCTAATTCGCAAGTTGGAGCAGGCGCTAGGTGAAATGAAGACAAACCATTGCCGAAGGATAGTACGCAATATAAAGTAA
- the commd2 gene encoding COMM domain-containing protein 2 isoform X1, producing the protein MLLVLSEEHKEHLGFLPQVDFEVVGEFCRIAVEFLKKGSNPKTFEGAARKLNVSTETVQHGVEGLMYLLTESSKMMISEVDFQDSVLVLGFPEDLNKLLLQLYLENRREIRSILNELAPDLPHYHNLEWRLDVQLASRALRQQVKPLLTLKLHLEQNGQRNANILQTDPATLLHLIRKLEQALGEMKTNHCRRIVRNIK; encoded by the exons ATGCTGCTGGTTTTATCGGAGGAGCACAAGGAGCACCTGGGGTTCTTACCTCAGGTGGACTTTGAGG TTGTAGGAGAGTTCTGTCGAATCGCtgttgaatttctgaagaaaggctcaAATCCCAAAACATTTGAAGGAGCAGCGA GGAAGCTGAATGTGAGCACTGAAACTGTACAACATGGAGTAGAGGGTTTGATGTACTTGCTAACTGAGAGCTCCAAAATGATG ATTTCCGAGGTGGATTTCCAGGACTCTGTGCTTGTTTTGGGCTTTCCTGAAGATCTAAATAAATTACTACTTCAGCTTTACCTGGAGAATAGGAGAGAGATTCGGAGTATCTTGAATGAGCTGGCCCCAGATCTCCCACATTACCACAACTTAGAATGGAGGCTCGATGTACAG TTGGCCAGCCGTGCCTTAAGGCAACAAGTCAAACCACTCCTAACTCTGAAGTTACATCTGGAACAGAATGGACAGCGGAATGCCAACATCCTTCAAACTGATCCTGCCACCTTGTTGCACCTAATTCGCAAGTTGGAGCAGGCGCTAGGTGAAATGAAGACAAACCATTGCCGAAGGATAGTACGCAATATAAAGTAA